From a region of the Methylomagnum ishizawai genome:
- a CDS encoding response regulator, with translation MKRILIVDDAATVRMYHRTLLEAGGYMVEEAVNGVEALEKSLSEPFDLYLVDINMPKLDGYGFLRELRGQDLPQTPAIMISTEAAGHDRKRALAAGANHYLIKPVKPEQFLVPVRLLLGEESP, from the coding sequence ATGAAACGCATCCTGATTGTCGACGACGCCGCCACGGTACGCATGTACCACCGCACCCTACTCGAAGCCGGGGGCTACATGGTGGAGGAAGCGGTCAACGGCGTCGAAGCGCTGGAAAAATCCCTCAGTGAACCCTTCGACCTCTATCTGGTGGATATCAACATGCCCAAGCTGGATGGCTACGGTTTCCTGCGCGAATTGCGCGGCCAGGACCTGCCCCAGACACCGGCCATCATGATTTCCACCGAAGCGGCCGGGCACGACCGGAAACGGGCGCTGGCCGCCGGTGCCAACCACTATCTCATCAAGCCCGTGAAGCCGGAACAATTCCTCGTGCCCGTGCGCCTGCTGCTGGGGGAGGAAAGCCCATGA
- a CDS encoding chemotaxis protein CheA, translated as MTPLLEQFLSEAREFLQGIGEKLMRLEDDPADADLMNELFRLVHTLKGNSGLFELPEMTRVLHAGEDLMDAVRQGRVAYSRTLADRLLDAMDFVGILCDEIEAGKNTGPSHASDSARLAESLHKLIVDPQAAGSARDPAIPAATDDSPGLPAAVVTTTGASLPLAEIPEAARLEAYRRAMDGDALHWLVYDPAEECFYQGDDPFFRARQTPGLLWGEVAAREPWPALAELDAYRCVLEFRILAAAPLAALEEHYRYVPDQIQIRPLSAECLGVEDGKVAEDAVGSRQTGLSPGITAHGLPPQMAQVLTDLIATQREILALPIEAAWHLGRIKATAAALSGCLRAIGAMDELPALEAATAKALGQSTGMPLLVWLDGRFPPPTGAEAAAETLPTPPTEAAPEPVPTVRAPAPEAEAEIKFGRRAEDNPATMKSLRVDQVKIDRLMNLIGEMVVAKNALPYLAGRAESVFRSRELAREIKAQHAVINRIAEEMQDAIMQVRMMPVSFVFQRFPRLVRDISRKLGKEVNLVLEGESTEADKNIVEALGDPLVHIVRNSLDHGFEMPEVRRAIGKPPVGTLILRASQESDRVVIEVVDDGQGIDPAVVKRKAYEQGVIDEATLERIGDQEAVNLIFAAGFSTAAAVSDLSGRGVGMDAVRTAVQKVNGSLHLDSEKGKGTRIRIALPLSMAVTNVMIVESDSQVFGISMDSVVETVRVPRRDIRMIKSSQAAVLRGRIVPIKSLNALLGLATPPKLSGDDELAVLVVRLGGEPIGLVVDDFRGTVDIILKPMAGVLAGLSAYTGSALMGDGTVLMVLDVKEIL; from the coding sequence ATGACCCCCTTGCTCGAGCAATTCCTTTCCGAAGCCCGTGAATTCCTGCAAGGCATCGGCGAAAAACTGATGAGGCTGGAGGACGACCCCGCCGACGCCGACCTGATGAACGAGCTTTTCCGTTTGGTGCATACCCTCAAGGGCAACAGCGGGCTGTTCGAACTCCCCGAAATGACCCGCGTTCTCCATGCGGGCGAAGACCTGATGGATGCCGTGCGCCAAGGCCGCGTCGCCTATTCGCGGACGCTGGCCGACCGTTTGCTGGACGCCATGGACTTTGTCGGCATATTGTGCGACGAGATCGAAGCCGGGAAAAACACCGGCCCGTCCCACGCCAGCGATTCGGCGCGCTTGGCGGAATCCCTGCATAAACTGATCGTAGACCCCCAAGCCGCCGGTAGCGCTCGCGATCCCGCCATCCCGGCCGCTACGGACGACTCGCCGGGACTTCCGGCGGCGGTCGTAACCACCACCGGCGCCAGCCTACCCCTCGCGGAAATACCGGAAGCCGCGCGCCTAGAAGCCTACCGTCGCGCGATGGATGGGGACGCCTTGCATTGGCTGGTCTATGACCCGGCGGAAGAATGTTTCTATCAAGGCGACGATCCCTTTTTCCGCGCCCGCCAAACGCCCGGACTGCTATGGGGCGAGGTCGCCGCCCGCGAGCCGTGGCCCGCCTTGGCCGAACTGGACGCTTACCGTTGCGTGCTGGAATTCCGCATATTGGCCGCCGCCCCCCTGGCCGCATTGGAAGAACACTATCGCTACGTGCCGGACCAAATCCAGATCCGCCCTTTAAGCGCGGAATGCTTGGGCGTGGAGGACGGCAAGGTGGCCGAAGACGCCGTGGGTTCCCGCCAAACCGGGCTATCCCCCGGCATAACGGCCCACGGGCTTCCACCGCAAATGGCCCAAGTGCTGACGGACTTGATCGCGACCCAGCGCGAGATACTCGCCCTGCCCATCGAGGCGGCATGGCACCTGGGGCGGATCAAGGCCACCGCCGCCGCGCTGTCCGGTTGCCTCCGGGCCATCGGTGCCATGGATGAGCTTCCAGCCTTGGAAGCGGCGACCGCCAAGGCCTTGGGTCAATCCACGGGGATGCCGTTGCTGGTCTGGCTGGATGGCAGATTCCCCCCGCCGACCGGGGCCGAAGCGGCCGCGGAGACGCTTCCCACGCCCCCCACCGAGGCCGCGCCGGAGCCGGTTCCCACCGTCCGGGCACCCGCGCCGGAAGCCGAGGCCGAAATCAAATTCGGCCGCCGCGCCGAGGACAACCCCGCGACGATGAAGAGCCTCCGGGTGGACCAGGTGAAGATCGACCGCCTGATGAACCTGATCGGCGAGATGGTGGTGGCCAAGAACGCCCTGCCCTATCTGGCGGGCCGCGCCGAGTCGGTGTTCAGATCGCGGGAACTGGCGCGGGAGATCAAGGCCCAGCACGCGGTGATCAACCGCATCGCCGAGGAAATGCAGGACGCCATCATGCAGGTGCGCATGATGCCCGTTTCGTTCGTGTTCCAGCGCTTTCCGCGCCTGGTGCGGGATATTTCGCGCAAGCTCGGCAAGGAAGTGAACCTGGTGCTGGAGGGCGAATCCACCGAGGCCGACAAGAACATCGTCGAAGCCCTGGGCGACCCATTGGTGCACATCGTCAGGAACAGCCTGGACCATGGATTCGAGATGCCCGAGGTGCGCCGGGCCATCGGCAAGCCGCCGGTCGGCACCCTGATCCTCCGGGCCAGCCAGGAATCCGACCGGGTCGTGATCGAGGTCGTGGACGACGGTCAAGGCATCGACCCGGCGGTGGTCAAGCGCAAGGCCTACGAGCAGGGCGTCATCGACGAAGCCACCCTGGAACGCATCGGCGACCAGGAGGCCGTCAACTTGATCTTCGCTGCCGGTTTCTCCACGGCGGCGGCGGTGTCCGACCTCTCGGGCCGGGGGGTGGGCATGGACGCGGTGCGGACCGCCGTGCAAAAGGTGAACGGCTCCCTCCATTTGGACAGCGAGAAAGGCAAGGGCACCCGCATCCGCATCGCCTTGCCGCTCTCCATGGCGGTGACCAACGTCATGATCGTCGAATCCGATAGCCAGGTCTTCGGCATCTCCATGGACAGCGTGGTGGAAACGGTGCGGGTGCCGCGCCGGGATATCCGCATGATCAAATCCAGCCAGGCCGCCGTATTGCGGGGACGGATCGTGCCCATAAAATCCCTCAACGCCCTGCTCGGCCTGGCCACGCCTCCCAAGCTCAGCGGCGATGACGAACTGGCCGTGCTGGTGGTGCGCTTGGGCGGCGAGCCCATCGGGCTGGTAGTGGACGATTTCCGCGGGACCGTCGACATCATCCTAAAACCCATGGCGGGCGTCTTGGCGGGGCTCTCCGCCTACACGGGCTCGGCCCTCATGGGCGACGGGACGGTGCTGATGGTGCTCGACGTCAAGGAGATTCTGTGA
- a CDS encoding response regulator, translating into MNPLLGQFLTGVRGFLQGIGGKLTPPPPQVLVPAETAPSAMKRVLIVDDAATVRLYHRDILEAGGYAVEEAVNGVEALEKSLRTPFDLYLVDVNPPRQDGCGFLRALRGQDLPQAPAIMVSTGAAAHDRKLAQAIGANHYLVKPVQPEQLLIPARLLLGEENP; encoded by the coding sequence ATGAACCCCTTGCTCGGACAATTCCTGACCGGGGTCCGTGGCTTCCTGCAAGGGATAGGCGGGAAACTGACACCACCGCCCCCCCAGGTCTTGGTCCCGGCCGAGACCGCGCCCAGCGCGATGAAACGCGTATTGATCGTCGACGATGCCGCCACAGTGCGCCTATACCACCGCGATATACTCGAAGCCGGGGGCTACGCCGTGGAAGAAGCCGTCAACGGCGTCGAGGCCCTGGAGAAATCCCTGCGGACGCCGTTCGACCTCTATCTGGTGGATGTCAACCCGCCCCGGCAGGATGGTTGCGGCTTCCTGCGGGCACTGCGCGGCCAGGACCTACCCCAGGCACCGGCCATCATGGTTTCCACCGGGGCGGCCGCCCATGACCGGAAGCTGGCCCAAGCCATCGGCGCCAATCACTATCTCGTCAAACCGGTGCAGCCGGAGCAACTCCTGATACCCGCACGCCTGCTGTTAGGAGAGGAAAACCCATGA
- a CDS encoding response regulator, with the protein MALTILIVDDSATMVMSVRTTLEMNGFKVETANDGVQALAKLKAGMKPDLMITDINMPHMGGLELIQNVRALPGFRFMPILTLTTESQAAKRDEAKKLGATGWLVKPVSGTDLVKVIKQVLPGA; encoded by the coding sequence ATGGCACTCACCATCCTTATCGTCGACGATTCCGCCACCATGGTCATGAGCGTCAGGACCACCTTGGAAATGAACGGTTTCAAGGTGGAAACCGCCAACGACGGGGTACAGGCGCTAGCCAAGCTCAAGGCCGGGATGAAGCCCGACCTGATGATTACCGACATCAACATGCCCCATATGGGCGGGCTCGAACTCATCCAAAACGTCCGGGCGTTGCCGGGTTTCCGCTTCATGCCGATCCTGACGCTCACCACCGAAAGCCAAGCCGCCAAGCGCGACGAGGCCAAGAAACTGGGCGCCACCGGCTGGCTGGTGAAGCCCGTGTCCGGGACCGACCTGGTCAAGGTCATCAAGCAAGTCCTGCCGGGGGCTTGA
- a CDS encoding methyl-accepting chemotaxis protein, with protein sequence MYDKGLIIDKNARQQSIQNELVHVTAYINILREQLDGAIKQTESGVMAVIERISQVHGLSHAQMDRIGNSLQNGMALVDVIGQQTHYNHQVIGVLVGHMEGQIAELRNNLDRLHRLADEVGALSPLVGVISQIASQINLLALNAAIEAARAGDAGRGFAVVADEVRKLSAQTANAVTDISRMISAATHGADTEYTVAREALESHQSASELSHVIDELSAMEHRFAEAAK encoded by the coding sequence ATGTACGACAAAGGGTTGATCATCGATAAAAACGCTAGACAGCAATCCATTCAAAACGAATTAGTCCATGTCACCGCCTATATCAATATCCTGCGTGAGCAACTGGATGGCGCGATCAAGCAAACCGAAAGCGGCGTCATGGCGGTGATCGAGCGGATCAGCCAGGTGCATGGGCTCTCCCACGCCCAGATGGACCGCATCGGCAATTCCCTGCAAAACGGCATGGCCCTGGTGGATGTCATTGGGCAGCAGACCCACTATAACCACCAAGTGATCGGCGTCCTGGTCGGGCATATGGAAGGGCAGATCGCGGAATTGCGGAATAACCTGGATCGCCTTCATCGCCTCGCCGACGAAGTGGGCGCGTTATCCCCGCTGGTAGGCGTTATTTCCCAAATCGCCAGCCAGATCAACCTGCTGGCGCTCAATGCCGCTATCGAGGCCGCCCGGGCCGGCGACGCGGGCAGGGGGTTTGCCGTGGTCGCGGACGAGGTCAGGAAGCTTTCGGCCCAAACCGCCAATGCGGTGACGGACATTTCGCGCATGATCAGCGCCGCGACCCATGGCGCGGACACGGAATACACCGTCGCCAGGGAAGCTTTGGAAAGCCATCAATCCGCGTCCGAGCTAAGCCACGTCATCGATGAGCTGAGCGCCATGGAGCACCGCTTCGCCGAGGCAGCAAAATGA
- a CDS encoding CheR family methyltransferase: MGTIAISDGDFQKFREFFYRKTGIHFESSKRYFVDKRLLERIEDTGSASFREYFVMLRFQSSGEELQALTNLMTVNETYFFREEYQFQCLAQSILPEITASQRPGKPIRIWVVPSSSGEEPYSIAIYLLEYWAGINDWDVEIISSDIDTRILGLARAGLYSPRSVLQLPEPLLKKYFTPTGDHYQISDDLRQAVEFTRVNLNEPGDTRPYRDFDVVFCRNLLIYFDELSRKAAAETLYDALNPGGFLCLGHSESMSRASGLFKVRKFPEAVVYQRPSEAR, translated from the coding sequence ATGGGCACAATCGCCATCAGTGACGGGGATTTCCAGAAATTCCGGGAATTCTTCTACCGGAAAACCGGCATCCACTTCGAATCCTCGAAGCGTTACTTCGTGGACAAGCGGTTGCTGGAACGGATCGAGGACACCGGCAGCGCCAGTTTCCGCGAATATTTCGTCATGCTGCGCTTCCAGTCCTCGGGCGAGGAATTGCAAGCGCTCACCAACCTGATGACGGTCAACGAAACCTATTTCTTCCGCGAGGAATACCAGTTCCAATGCCTGGCGCAGTCCATCCTGCCGGAAATCACCGCCAGCCAGCGCCCCGGCAAACCCATCCGCATCTGGGTGGTCCCTTCGTCCTCCGGCGAGGAACCCTATTCCATCGCCATTTATCTGCTCGAATATTGGGCGGGCATCAATGATTGGGATGTCGAGATCATCTCCTCCGATATCGATACCCGGATCCTCGGCCTGGCCCGCGCCGGGCTTTATTCCCCCCGTTCGGTGCTGCAACTGCCGGAGCCGCTGCTCAAAAAATATTTCACCCCTACGGGCGATCACTACCAGATTTCCGACGATCTGCGGCAGGCGGTCGAATTCACCCGGGTGAATCTCAACGAACCGGGGGATACCCGGCCCTACCGCGATTTCGATGTGGTCTTCTGCCGCAACCTCTTGATCTATTTCGACGAACTATCGCGCAAGGCCGCCGCCGAAACCCTTTACGACGCGCTTAACCCGGGCGGTTTCCTATGCCTCGGCCACTCGGAATCCATGAGCCGCGCTTCCGGGCTGTTCAAGGTGCGCAAATTCCCCGAGGCCGTCGTTTACCAAAGGCCTTCGGAGGCGAGATGA